Proteins encoded by one window of Syntrophales bacterium:
- a CDS encoding secondary thiamine-phosphate synthase enzyme YjbQ, producing MNIKNFTLNYKTTAAVDVLDITKDVASCLSKAEIKKGHVIVFVPGSTAAITTIEYESGVIKDLIDAIERMAPRDISYRHDARWGDGNGYAHVRAALLGPSVNIPVDGGRMLLGTWQQIVLVDSDNRPRTRQVIVQVCGI from the coding sequence ATGAATATCAAAAACTTTACCCTTAACTACAAAACAACCGCCGCTGTTGATGTGCTAGATATTACAAAGGATGTAGCATCCTGTCTGAGCAAAGCGGAAATAAAGAAAGGGCATGTGATAGTTTTTGTGCCCGGTTCAACAGCTGCCATAACCACCATTGAATACGAATCGGGTGTTATTAAAGACCTCATAGACGCCATTGAACGCATGGCCCCGAGGGATATTTCTTACCGTCATGACGCACGTTGGGGAGATGGAAACGGATATGCTCACGTACGTGCTGCGCTACTAGGACCATCGGTAAACATTCCTGTTGATGGGGGACGTATGCTTCTCGGAACATGGCAGCAGATAGTCCTTGTTGACTCTGATAACCGACCCCGGACAAGACAGGTTATTGTGCAGGTCTGTGGGATTTGA
- a CDS encoding NrpR regulatory domain-containing protein, translated as MILRVIHESKEPVGSRFIARKLQEKGICLSERTVRYHLRLLDERGLTRLMGKRDGRVITEKGIDELGKARVQDKVGMVISRIEILSFQTTFDPDSGKGYLPVNVSLFPEDFFGMALEIMRPVFSSGFVVSDRVKVAEAGCMIGGIKIPKGQVAVATVCSLVVNGVLLKNGIPMDSKFGGILQVRDGRPLRFVELISYAGSSLDPSEVFIRGKMTDVNGAALRGDGMILANFREIPGPCYHLTQNIISRLARWGIRGVLAIGRIGEPVCQVPVDVSKLGLILIGGLNPPAAAYERGVPVENYAMSTVLDYSEMLSFEDVFMKFKC; from the coding sequence ATGATTCTCAGGGTAATCCATGAGTCTAAGGAGCCCGTGGGTTCTCGCTTTATTGCGCGAAAGCTTCAGGAGAAGGGGATTTGTTTGAGTGAGAGAACTGTGCGGTACCATTTACGTCTCTTGGATGAGCGGGGTTTGACGCGGTTAATGGGGAAGCGTGATGGTCGGGTTATAACGGAAAAGGGTATTGATGAGTTGGGGAAGGCCCGTGTTCAGGACAAGGTTGGGATGGTTATTTCGAGGATTGAGATACTCTCTTTCCAAACCACGTTCGATCCTGATTCGGGAAAGGGGTATTTGCCTGTGAACGTATCCCTTTTCCCCGAAGATTTTTTTGGAATGGCTCTGGAAATTATGAGGCCTGTTTTTTCATCGGGATTTGTTGTTAGTGATCGCGTAAAGGTTGCTGAAGCTGGTTGTATGATCGGTGGGATTAAGATTCCGAAAGGCCAGGTGGCAGTAGCGACAGTGTGCAGTTTGGTGGTGAACGGGGTGCTCCTCAAGAATGGTATACCTATGGATTCCAAGTTTGGTGGCATCTTGCAGGTTAGAGATGGACGACCATTGCGGTTTGTAGAACTGATTAGCTATGCAGGGTCTTCACTTGACCCGTCGGAAGTGTTCATCAGAGGAAAGATGACTGATGTAAACGGGGCTGCTCTCAGAGGTGATGGAATGATTCTCGCCAATTTTCGTGAGATCCCCGGTCCATGTTACCATCTGACGCAGAATATTATTTCTCGTCTTGCCCGCTGGGGGATCAGAGGGGTCCTGGCGATCGGTAGAATCGGTGAACCTGTGTGTCAAGTACCAGTTGATGTGAGTAAGCTAGGTCTCATTCTCATAGGAGGGTTGAATCCACCGGCTGCAGCTTATGAACGGGGAGTACCAGTGGAAAATTATGCCATGTCAACTGTTCTGGATTATAGCGAGATGTTGAGCTTTGAGGATGTGTTTATGAAGTTTAAGTGTTAG
- a CDS encoding molybdenum cofactor guanylyltransferase: MISGVVLAGGLSTRMGFNKAFIEVCGERIIDRTVRVLKEIFPEVILVTNDPLLYLDLDCIIVTDVLPDKGPLMGIYTALLFANYEYVFVVACDMPFLSADFIRFMSENRQGFDVVVPSTADGLHPLHALYSKRCMKKIYNQIKKDELKVSVLYKGLRNKIVTEDEIRAFGDPRLLLKNINTKNELTFL; encoded by the coding sequence ATGATTTCAGGGGTAGTGTTAGCTGGTGGTTTGAGCACCCGCATGGGGTTTAATAAGGCTTTTATCGAAGTCTGTGGGGAGAGGATCATTGATCGAACCGTTAGGGTTTTGAAAGAGATCTTTCCTGAAGTTATCCTCGTTACAAACGATCCCCTTCTTTATTTGGATTTAGATTGCATCATAGTTACAGACGTTCTTCCCGATAAAGGTCCACTTATGGGAATTTACACTGCACTTCTTTTTGCAAATTATGAATACGTTTTTGTGGTTGCCTGCGATATGCCTTTTTTAAGTGCAGATTTCATAAGATTTATGAGCGAAAACAGACAGGGATTCGATGTTGTTGTTCCGTCAACGGCAGATGGTCTCCACCCCCTCCATGCATTGTATTCTAAGCGTTGTATGAAAAAAATCTATAATCAGATCAAGAAGGATGAACTTAAGGTATCGGTGTTATACAAAGGATTGAGGAACAAGATTGTCACAGAGGATGAGATAAGGGCTTTTGGTGACCCACGTCTCCTTCTGAAGAACATAAATACCAAAAATGAATTAACTTTTTTGTAA
- the clpA gene encoding ATP-dependent Clp protease ATP-binding subunit ClpA: protein MRISSELDNIFRAAYAEAKLRGHEYLTPEHILFAILFFDSSSEIIRACGGDVKNLQNRLEEFFATKVPKAKRNTEPIQSASFQNVIERAVWHTTNAQKDELDIGDIIISIYDERESYAAFFLQREGITRLDLLNYISHGITAPPREKPQTLEREKREQQYYRESKILSAYATELVEKARAGELDPLIGREDVIERTIQVLCRRYKNNPVHVGEAGVGKTAITEGLAQLIAMGKVPPPLLGARIYALDMGALLAGTRFRGDFEERLKKVIAELQRMRNVILFIDEIHTVVGAGSASGGSLDAANILKPVLTSGKIRCIGTTTYDEYRKFFDKDRALSRRFQPIDVAEPTVEETYEILKGIKERYESFHRVFYTDQSIRAAAELAHRHINDRYLPDKAIDVLDEAGARCRMYGNDAHEIITVTVEDIERTVARMARIPEKSVSASESVRLRNLECELKSRIFGQDEAIEVVVQAIRRSRAGFGDPNKPVASLLFAGPTGVGKTELARQLAAIMGIAFHRFDMSEYQEKHSVSRLVGAPPGYVGFEEGGLLTEAIRKKPHSVLLLDEIEKAHPDIYNTLLQIMDYATLTDNNGRKADFRNVILIMTSNAGARNIGKSEIGFGDRKINREAVTDAIKKIFSPEFRNRLDAVVTFNHLTKEAVRDIVLKEIKEFQRRLEEKGVTLEVTEEAVAWLGENGYSVEFGARYVARLIQDKIKNFFVNEVLFGRLVNGGVVKVYVEDGDIKLTVLS from the coding sequence ATGAGGATTAGCAGTGAACTTGATAATATATTTCGAGCTGCTTATGCTGAAGCCAAGTTGCGGGGGCATGAGTATCTAACCCCGGAGCATATACTCTTTGCTATCCTTTTCTTTGACTCGTCGAGTGAGATCATCAGGGCTTGCGGAGGGGATGTAAAAAATCTGCAGAACAGGCTTGAGGAGTTTTTCGCTACCAAGGTTCCAAAGGCAAAGAGAAACACGGAACCTATCCAAAGCGCCAGCTTCCAGAATGTTATCGAAAGAGCCGTTTGGCACACAACTAATGCCCAAAAGGATGAATTGGATATCGGTGATATTATCATATCCATATACGATGAAAGGGAATCTTATGCCGCTTTTTTCCTCCAGCGAGAAGGTATTACCCGGCTTGATCTACTGAATTACATATCTCATGGTATTACTGCCCCACCAAGGGAGAAACCGCAAACTCTCGAGAGGGAAAAGAGGGAACAGCAGTATTACAGAGAATCCAAAATACTTTCTGCGTATGCCACCGAGCTGGTAGAGAAAGCTAGAGCTGGAGAACTAGATCCTCTTATTGGTAGAGAGGATGTTATTGAAAGAACGATTCAGGTGCTCTGTCGTCGTTATAAGAACAATCCCGTTCATGTTGGAGAGGCCGGAGTTGGTAAAACAGCCATAACTGAAGGGTTGGCCCAACTCATAGCGATGGGGAAAGTGCCCCCTCCGCTCTTGGGTGCTAGGATATACGCTTTAGATATGGGTGCTCTTTTGGCAGGGACCAGATTCAGGGGGGACTTTGAGGAGCGTCTGAAAAAAGTAATCGCTGAACTCCAGAGGATGAGAAATGTTATACTCTTTATTGATGAGATACACACCGTGGTGGGAGCTGGTTCCGCTTCTGGAGGTTCCCTTGACGCTGCAAACATACTGAAACCTGTCCTAACCTCTGGCAAGATCAGGTGTATAGGGACAACAACCTACGATGAGTACAGAAAGTTTTTCGATAAAGATCGAGCTTTGTCAAGGCGTTTCCAGCCTATAGATGTGGCAGAGCCTACTGTGGAGGAGACGTATGAAATTTTGAAAGGGATTAAGGAACGGTACGAGTCATTCCACAGGGTTTTCTATACTGATCAATCCATAAGGGCGGCAGCTGAGCTGGCGCACAGACACATCAATGATAGATACCTTCCCGATAAGGCCATAGATGTTCTCGATGAAGCAGGGGCACGGTGCAGAATGTACGGTAATGATGCGCATGAGATTATAACGGTTACGGTGGAGGATATAGAGCGTACCGTTGCTCGCATGGCGCGTATACCTGAGAAGTCGGTTTCTGCATCGGAGAGTGTTCGCCTTAGAAATCTGGAGTGTGAGCTAAAATCGAGGATTTTCGGTCAGGATGAAGCGATTGAGGTTGTGGTTCAGGCAATAAGGAGATCTCGAGCAGGTTTTGGAGATCCCAACAAACCTGTTGCATCCTTGCTTTTTGCAGGACCTACTGGTGTGGGTAAAACAGAGCTGGCGAGACAGCTCGCTGCGATAATGGGTATAGCGTTCCACCGCTTTGATATGTCAGAGTATCAGGAAAAGCACTCTGTTTCTCGTCTTGTGGGAGCACCACCGGGGTACGTGGGATTTGAAGAGGGTGGTCTTCTAACAGAGGCTATAAGAAAAAAACCACACTCAGTTCTTCTTCTTGATGAGATAGAAAAGGCCCATCCGGATATTTACAACACGTTGCTCCAGATAATGGACTACGCCACATTAACGGATAACAACGGCAGAAAAGCTGATTTCCGAAACGTCATACTTATAATGACCTCGAATGCTGGTGCTCGCAACATTGGGAAGAGTGAAATTGGTTTTGGGGATAGGAAAATAAACAGGGAGGCAGTTACGGACGCGATAAAAAAGATCTTTTCCCCTGAGTTTCGTAATAGGCTGGATGCTGTGGTAACATTTAATCACCTTACAAAAGAGGCTGTTCGCGATATAGTTTTGAAGGAGATAAAAGAATTTCAGAGACGCCTCGAGGAAAAGGGAGTTACTTTGGAGGTTACTGAAGAGGCCGTTGCCTGGTTGGGCGAGAACGGTTACTCTGTGGAGTTTGGCGCTCGCTATGTTGCTAGGTTAATACAGGATAAGATAAAGAATTTCTTCGTGAATGAGGTGCTTTTCGGTAGATTGGTGAACGGTGGCGTGGTAAAAGTGTACGTGGAAGACGGCGATATAAAGCTTACAGTTCTTTCATAA
- the aat gene encoding leucyl/phenylalanyl-tRNA--protein transferase, protein MPVFVLGNEPIFPNPIFAESNGLLAVGGDLSTERLIAAYRMGIFPWYGEGDPILWWSPDPRFVLFPREFRLSRSMRQFLKKGFFTVTFDRDFRSVIEMCRDVRRRKGEGTWISEEMVSAYCRLHELGVAHSVEVWHEGLLVGGLYGVALGRCFFGESMFSEKSNASKTALYALVKRLEEQNFAIIDCQVYTDHMRRMGARFIARKDFLEILRRCVDSRSFLWG, encoded by the coding sequence ATGCCCGTTTTTGTTCTCGGTAACGAGCCAATATTCCCCAACCCCATTTTTGCTGAAAGTAATGGTTTGCTTGCAGTGGGCGGTGATCTATCGACTGAAAGACTCATAGCAGCTTACCGTATGGGCATATTTCCATGGTATGGTGAGGGAGATCCCATTTTGTGGTGGTCGCCCGATCCTCGATTTGTGCTGTTCCCACGTGAGTTTAGGTTATCCCGCAGCATGAGGCAGTTTTTGAAGAAAGGGTTTTTTACTGTAACCTTTGACCGGGATTTTCGATCTGTTATAGAGATGTGCAGAGATGTTCGTAGGAGAAAGGGAGAAGGAACATGGATAAGCGAAGAAATGGTATCTGCATACTGCCGGTTGCATGAATTAGGTGTTGCCCATTCTGTGGAGGTGTGGCACGAGGGGCTTCTAGTGGGTGGACTTTATGGGGTTGCACTTGGGCGGTGTTTTTTCGGTGAGTCTATGTTTAGTGAGAAAAGTAATGCATCGAAGACCGCACTTTATGCATTGGTGAAGAGATTGGAGGAGCAAAATTTCGCTATAATAGACTGTCAGGTATATACGGACCATATGCGGCGCATGGGAGCACGGTTTATAGCCCGAAAAGATTTTTTGGAGATCTTGAGGCGTTGTGTAGATTCAAGATCTTTTCTATGGGGTTGA
- the glnA gene encoding type I glutamate--ammonia ligase gives MVLCRTKDDVLRIVKERNVSFIQFWFTDILGMLKVFSITPSELEVGLEEGMGFDGSSIEGFCRIEESDMIAKPDPTTFQFLPWRPADRPVARMFCDILNPDGTPYEGDPRYCLKRILKKVSEKGFTFYVGPELEYFYFTDEKTPQPLDTAGYFDGIPLDRATDLRRQTIFALQEMGIAVEYSHHEVAPSQHEIDLRYDEALAMADKVMTYRVTVKEVARQNGVYATFMPKPLYGYNGSGMHTHQSLFQGNRNAFFDERDEYHLSSIAKKYIAGLLVHAPEITAICNQWVNSYKRLVPGYEAPVYVSWARRNRSAMIRVPMYKPGKEKATRIEFRSPDPACNPYLAFAVMLAAGMKGIEDNYELPPPIEEDLYEMNEKARERAGIVSLPGSLNQAITLCEKSALVRETLGNHIFEKFIENKRVEWDRFRTHVSQFEIERYLPML, from the coding sequence ATGGTACTTTGTAGAACAAAAGATGATGTTTTACGGATTGTGAAAGAGAGAAATGTGAGTTTTATTCAATTCTGGTTTACAGATATACTGGGGATGCTTAAGGTCTTCAGTATAACACCCTCGGAACTTGAGGTGGGTTTAGAGGAGGGCATGGGATTTGATGGATCTTCTATCGAAGGTTTCTGCCGGATCGAGGAAAGTGATATGATAGCCAAACCAGATCCCACTACCTTTCAATTTTTACCTTGGAGACCCGCTGATAGACCAGTTGCACGCATGTTCTGTGATATTTTGAATCCCGACGGCACTCCTTATGAGGGAGACCCTCGGTATTGTTTGAAAAGGATACTGAAAAAGGTCTCGGAAAAAGGGTTTACGTTTTACGTTGGTCCGGAGCTTGAGTACTTTTACTTTACAGACGAGAAAACACCTCAACCTCTTGATACAGCGGGATACTTTGATGGGATACCTTTGGACCGGGCTACGGACCTTAGGAGACAGACCATTTTTGCTCTTCAGGAAATGGGTATTGCCGTGGAATACTCTCATCACGAGGTAGCGCCGAGCCAGCACGAGATTGATCTCCGATACGACGAGGCACTGGCTATGGCAGACAAAGTGATGACCTACAGGGTTACGGTGAAAGAGGTAGCACGTCAGAATGGTGTTTATGCTACATTTATGCCCAAACCGCTTTACGGTTACAATGGCAGTGGTATGCATACCCATCAGTCCCTTTTCCAGGGTAACCGGAATGCTTTTTTCGATGAAAGAGATGAATACCATCTTTCAAGCATTGCGAAGAAATACATAGCCGGACTCCTCGTCCATGCACCGGAGATTACTGCCATCTGCAATCAGTGGGTGAATTCATACAAGCGTCTTGTGCCGGGCTATGAAGCTCCTGTTTATGTTTCCTGGGCAAGACGTAATAGATCAGCTATGATCCGGGTACCCATGTACAAACCTGGGAAGGAAAAGGCTACACGTATCGAGTTTCGCTCACCTGATCCCGCGTGCAACCCCTACTTGGCATTTGCCGTCATGTTGGCTGCGGGTATGAAAGGTATTGAGGACAACTACGAGTTACCACCCCCTATCGAAGAAGACCTTTATGAAATGAATGAGAAGGCGAGAGAAAGAGCAGGCATTGTGTCTTTGCCCGGCAGTTTAAATCAGGCGATAACCCTCTGTGAAAAGAGCGCACTTGTACGGGAAACCTTGGGTAACCACATCTTCGAGAAATTTATAGAGAATAAGCGGGTTGAGTGGGATCGGTTCCGCACACATGTGAGTCAGTTCGAGATAGAGCGTTATCTTCCCATGCTATAA
- a CDS encoding MBL fold metallo-hydrolase: MGGGLFNAFLVNDPFGDPAMYLEFKHQRRAFLFDLGDIHNLPARKVLKIDAVFVSHTHMDHFIGFDHLVRICLGRDRNIILFGPSGFLKQVENRLGAYSWNLVEEYENNFVLKVVEVHPDGLVEEGHFECKTKFRREGESKRYTSGILIDEDLFSVHCAFLDHKIPSLAFCFEEKKHVNIKKNVIQDMGFSVGPWLNTLKEHIFRDSPDDLLIRAWWKEKDEVKEIFVPLGELRSKAVKITPGRRVAYVTDVLFSKENVERIVHLAKDADVLFIETTFLQEDVHRAQATYHLTAHQAGEIARLAGAKRIVPFHFSPKYKGSEHLLIEEATRSFSSEA; the protein is encoded by the coding sequence ATGGGGGGAGGATTGTTCAACGCTTTCCTCGTAAATGATCCGTTTGGTGACCCAGCTATGTATCTGGAGTTTAAACACCAGAGGAGGGCGTTTCTTTTTGATCTTGGTGACATCCACAATCTACCTGCTCGGAAGGTTTTGAAAATTGACGCTGTTTTCGTATCACATACTCACATGGACCATTTCATTGGATTTGATCATCTTGTGCGCATTTGTTTAGGAAGAGACCGAAATATAATCTTGTTTGGTCCATCTGGTTTTTTGAAACAGGTAGAGAACCGGTTGGGTGCGTATTCCTGGAACCTTGTTGAGGAGTATGAGAATAACTTTGTTCTGAAAGTGGTAGAGGTCCATCCTGATGGTTTAGTGGAGGAGGGCCATTTTGAATGTAAGACTAAGTTTCGGCGTGAAGGGGAGTCAAAGAGATACACGTCGGGAATACTCATAGATGAGGATCTGTTCAGCGTACATTGTGCTTTTCTTGACCATAAGATACCCTCTCTTGCCTTTTGTTTTGAGGAGAAGAAACACGTAAACATAAAGAAAAACGTCATTCAAGATATGGGTTTTTCCGTGGGACCGTGGCTTAACACGTTAAAGGAACACATTTTCAGGGACTCGCCTGATGATCTTTTAATCAGGGCGTGGTGGAAGGAGAAAGATGAGGTAAAGGAAATTTTTGTACCACTGGGAGAGTTAAGATCAAAGGCTGTAAAGATTACCCCTGGAAGAAGAGTAGCTTATGTAACTGATGTACTCTTTTCGAAAGAGAACGTGGAAAGGATAGTGCATCTCGCAAAAGATGCAGATGTACTTTTTATTGAAACCACTTTTCTTCAGGAAGATGTTCACAGAGCTCAGGCCACGTATCATTTAACGGCTCATCAGGCGGGCGAGATCGCTCGACTTGCCGGTGCAAAAAGGATAGTTCCCTTTCATTTTTCACCAAAGTACAAGGGGTCTGAGCATTTGCTAATCGAGGAGGCCACAAGAAGTTTCTCATCCGAGGCATGA
- the clpS gene encoding ATP-dependent Clp protease adapter ClpS — protein MPGMDHEGFVDLDKKVEEETEVGEPSLYRVILHNDHYTTMDFVVEVLMKVFSKSAAEATKIMLEVHRRGTGECGIYVYDIAVTKVNQVHTMARRRGFPLRCSLERV, from the coding sequence ATGCCAGGGATGGATCACGAAGGTTTTGTTGACCTTGATAAGAAGGTTGAAGAGGAAACAGAGGTTGGAGAGCCCAGTTTATATCGAGTTATCCTTCATAATGATCACTATACCACAATGGATTTTGTGGTGGAGGTATTAATGAAAGTGTTTTCTAAATCTGCTGCAGAGGCCACTAAGATCATGTTAGAGGTTCATAGACGTGGTACCGGTGAGTGTGGTATATATGTTTATGATATAGCTGTTACAAAGGTTAACCAGGTTCATACCATGGCAAGAAGGCGTGGGTTTCCCTTGCGTTGTAGTCTCGAACGGGTGTAG
- a CDS encoding dienelactone hydrolase family protein translates to MKSKIFKLSIGKGGYVSAHLLAPNNIEARNGLVLAHGLGNNLNHPLLESFATGLTKKGMITLRFNFPYRERGKDLPDPQETLVETLCLAFEWLKDETRLETENIFLAGKSLGGRIASLAVAEKLIVPAGIIFLGYPLHPPIVKFPLRSSHLHTIETPMLFFAGTRDSLCDLKLLESELKKIKAPWKLEIIEGGDHSFIPPAEDKRTELEIYQEIISRAWSWIESLKKL, encoded by the coding sequence ATGAAAAGCAAAATCTTTAAATTATCCATTGGAAAAGGCGGATATGTCTCTGCCCATCTTCTGGCACCAAACAATATAGAAGCCCGTAATGGTTTAGTTCTTGCGCACGGGTTGGGAAACAACCTTAACCACCCTCTTCTGGAATCGTTCGCAACGGGACTTACAAAAAAAGGCATGATAACCTTGCGTTTTAACTTTCCTTACAGGGAGAGGGGCAAGGATCTACCAGATCCCCAAGAAACTCTTGTAGAAACGTTGTGCCTCGCTTTTGAGTGGTTGAAAGATGAAACACGTTTAGAAACTGAGAATATCTTTCTGGCAGGAAAGTCACTGGGTGGAAGGATCGCCTCACTTGCCGTGGCGGAGAAACTCATAGTTCCTGCGGGAATTATTTTCCTGGGATACCCACTACACCCACCAATAGTAAAATTCCCCCTTCGAAGCTCTCACCTTCACACTATAGAAACTCCTATGCTCTTCTTCGCCGGAACCCGGGATTCTCTCTGCGACCTGAAACTACTGGAAAGTGAGCTAAAGAAAATTAAAGCCCCCTGGAAGCTAGAAATAATCGAAGGTGGAGACCATTCATTCATTCCTCCTGCAGAAGACAAACGTACCGAGCTAGAAATATACCAGGAAATAATCTCCAGAGCATGGAGTTGGATCGAATCACTTAAAAAATTATAG
- a CDS encoding flavodoxin family protein, translating into MNVVCILGSPRPKGNSTLLAKSFCNAARNKGARVKIFQLNKLNFRGCQACMACKTKSEHCIQKDDLEKVLKAVEGCDVLVLASPIYYGDVSSQLKAFIDRTYSFLKSDYTTNPEPSRLSPGKKLVFILTQGQPDKTQFADVFPRYESFFKWYGFTESELIRVCGVMEPAEVEKHEEAIKITVETAEKICNRGNR; encoded by the coding sequence ATGAACGTAGTATGTATTCTCGGAAGTCCCCGGCCTAAAGGTAACAGCACTCTACTTGCCAAGAGTTTCTGCAATGCTGCGAGAAACAAAGGTGCCAGAGTAAAGATCTTCCAATTAAATAAGCTTAACTTTCGTGGTTGTCAGGCCTGCATGGCTTGTAAAACTAAATCAGAACACTGCATACAGAAGGACGACCTAGAAAAGGTGCTGAAAGCCGTGGAAGGTTGTGATGTTCTCGTTCTTGCTTCTCCTATATATTACGGTGATGTTTCCAGCCAGCTAAAGGCTTTTATCGACAGGACCTACTCTTTTCTTAAGAGTGATTATACAACAAACCCTGAACCCAGTCGTCTTTCACCAGGTAAAAAACTCGTTTTCATTCTCACCCAGGGTCAACCAGACAAGACACAGTTTGCCGATGTGTTCCCCCGCTACGAATCCTTTTTCAAGTGGTACGGTTTTACCGAAAGCGAGCTAATCCGTGTTTGCGGTGTAATGGAACCAGCAGAGGTGGAGAAACACGAAGAAGCCATTAAGATAACGGTGGAAACAGCAGAAAAAATCTGCAACAGAGGAAACCGATGA
- a CDS encoding glutamate synthase-related protein encodes MNLRQPNANDATGTFNRSRNVVPMSGLCTRCVDGCRGGCEIWLSSFRGREVLYPTGFGEMTSGADKNYPVDYSHLSIQGYAVGAKGLPEGVEPGPDTAIFPAADTETEYGWTEKVKMRIPIFTGALGSTEIARRNWEHFAVGAAISGITIVCGENVCGVDPALEVDKNGKIKKSPEMDRRIETYKRYHEGYGEILVQLNVEDTRLGVAEYVLEKHKLTTIELKWGQGAKNIGGEIKVGSLERALELKKRGYIVLPDPTIEENQAAFRSGAIKEFERHSRLGFVTRESFMAEVERLRKLGFRRITLKTGAYSAVELAMAIRYSADAQIDLLTIDGAPGGTGMSPWPMMCEWGIPSFYLHSLAYQFCEKLRAKNIRVPDIAFAGGFATEDGVFKAIALGEPYVKAVCMGRALMIPGMVGKNIGEWIKNNDLPKTVSRYGTKLEEIFVSYEELRAKFGKEIENIPTGAIGIYTFAQKFKTGLQQLMAGTRNFRLSCISRKDLMALTEEAAKISGIPYVMDAYREQAEEILLS; translated from the coding sequence ATGAACCTAAGACAACCAAACGCAAATGATGCTACAGGAACCTTTAACAGGTCTCGAAACGTGGTTCCTATGTCCGGATTGTGCACCCGATGTGTAGATGGTTGCCGTGGGGGTTGTGAGATTTGGCTTTCCAGCTTCAGAGGGCGAGAGGTGCTTTATCCTACTGGTTTCGGTGAAATGACCTCCGGGGCAGACAAGAATTATCCAGTAGACTATTCCCATTTGAGCATTCAGGGTTACGCTGTGGGGGCCAAAGGACTTCCTGAGGGGGTAGAACCGGGACCTGATACGGCTATTTTCCCCGCGGCGGATACAGAAACTGAGTACGGTTGGACTGAAAAGGTAAAGATGAGGATTCCCATCTTCACAGGTGCTTTGGGTTCTACCGAGATTGCCCGCAGAAACTGGGAACATTTTGCGGTAGGGGCCGCAATCTCGGGGATTACCATTGTGTGTGGTGAGAATGTTTGTGGAGTTGATCCTGCCCTTGAAGTTGATAAGAACGGAAAGATCAAGAAATCACCCGAAATGGACCGACGCATTGAAACCTATAAACGGTATCACGAGGGTTATGGGGAGATTCTCGTTCAGTTGAATGTGGAGGACACACGTTTGGGAGTTGCTGAATATGTGTTGGAAAAGCACAAACTGACGACCATAGAGCTCAAATGGGGTCAGGGTGCAAAGAATATAGGCGGTGAAATTAAAGTGGGATCGTTGGAAAGGGCATTAGAACTCAAAAAGAGGGGTTACATAGTACTACCTGATCCTACTATTGAGGAAAACCAAGCGGCGTTTAGATCTGGGGCCATTAAAGAGTTTGAGAGACACTCCCGATTGGGATTCGTAACGCGTGAGAGTTTTATGGCGGAAGTGGAGAGACTGAGGAAACTGGGATTCAGGCGGATCACCCTGAAGACAGGGGCCTATTCGGCTGTGGAACTAGCTATGGCTATAAGGTATTCAGCTGATGCCCAAATAGATTTACTCACTATAGATGGAGCGCCGGGTGGAACTGGTATGAGCCCGTGGCCAATGATGTGTGAATGGGGTATACCGTCCTTTTACCTGCATTCTCTTGCTTATCAGTTCTGTGAGAAACTACGGGCGAAGAACATCCGTGTGCCAGATATCGCCTTTGCCGGTGGTTTTGCCACGGAAGACGGTGTTTTCAAGGCGATAGCGTTGGGTGAACCTTACGTGAAAGCTGTGTGTATGGGCAGGGCTCTTATGATACCAGGTATGGTGGGTAAGAACATCGGGGAATGGATAAAGAATAACGATCTTCCCAAGACAGTTTCGCGCTATGGAACGAAGCTTGAAGAGATATTCGTAAGTTACGAGGAACTGAGGGCAAAGTTTGGAAAGGAGATAGAAAATATACCCACGGGTGCCATTGGGATCTACACGTTTGCGCAAAAATTTAAAACGGGGCTTCAGCAGTTGATGGCAGGAACGAGGAATTTTCGCCTTTCCTGCATAAGCCGCAAGGATCTCATGGCTCTTACAGAGGAGGCGGCAAAGATTTCAGGTATTCCCTATGTAATGGATGCCTATCGGGAACAGGCGGAGGAGATACTTCTCTCATAA